Proteins from a single region of Chaetodon trifascialis isolate fChaTrf1 chromosome 10, fChaTrf1.hap1, whole genome shotgun sequence:
- the blm gene encoding recQ-like DNA helicase BLM isoform X2 → MSSLPQNNLKEQLARHSNAAQNKLSLAKPKPGAFSFKKKSSLGTTKVEIPTKVISSYVLANRNVNVPKNSLVTKSPLTFSNKLDRPQKSKISTFFSVSSKDKSDCVSPAGNCAPAGQTPSTVSAVKVTAAPITSDSHFTGGTRGNTTSLDASLGLSIDDWDDFDDFETPAKTKNDSFTSEISGKRTNPVSSHGEEKTQFAGKLNHDASLATPELSSSFANNNAHSKSGQSCMETNELEPSVDEAAVSPGPNLNQEPVEYEREDSPVKNTRRRPPAHLKSVMSDSEEDNDAELEPFKGRKDDEKKWIDPDVIELDDNSVPDDDLDYIPPSPIPDDISHTTSSWEMRSKSAVSESRDSLVQSKGPVKTLHEPSDHHSKDKTNEQLFSIMESICALVDSIPEHEVIALSCGNELLLKRAQRKRILATGGSGLLRMQQPDSTVLSEPSFKDKSSFSCDTSSVMSSSCSVSVDSKKPPQIRRSLAMSVDYESDDSNIDVKPMHSKHSRTIQVENESMCDSPSSHALTNPSFNFSKKTSSDLDDSDLFFSPKKPESVVQIKSKTSAAEDIEPDDFYFDDFDIDDLNDSDIPAYLDEPSTSSVSQQNSSTVTTTLREGGSSKSSWDKKPTTPVAARKPSNICSPEPTFRNPAHDRFRGFNFPHSQEMMKIFHKRFGLHQFRFNQLEAVNATLQGEDTFVLMPTGGGKSLCYQLPACLSPGVTVVISPLKSLIVDQVQKLTTLDIPATSLSGDKSDSEAGRIYMQLSRKDPIIKLLYVTPEKVSASNKLISALQNLYERGLLARFVIDEAHCVSQWGHDFRPDYKRLHELRQKFPKVPMMALTATATPRVQKDILNQLNMTRPQVFTMSFNRTNLKYSVLPKKPKKVDEDCISWIKKHYPRDSGIVYCLSRNDCDALAESLQRAGILALSYHAGLSDSDREYVQTKWINQDGCQVICATIAFGMGIDKPDVRYVIHASLPKSMEGYYQESGRAGRDGEISHCILFYSYTDVHRIKRIISMDREGDKYTKATHFTNLHSMVQFCENMMECRRIQLLAYFGELKFNKNFCKDHADVSCDNCAKPNQYKQRNVTEDVKKIARFVQENCEKVGARFGKTAQQNRLTLNMLVDIFVGSKSAKVQTGMFGIGGAYSKHNADRLFKKLVLDKVLEEDLYITNNGQAVSYISAGPKAMNVLTGNMQVEFYETESASSIRKHKAAAAKSVSRREEMVQECLKELTDLCKQLGKAFGIHYYNIFSTSTLKKIAEKLSSEPEVLLQIDGVTEDKLEKYGAEVIKVLQKYSEWQLPEEPADSGGDGWIDTTRGRTETDYDDDSESSSTYFRNQATKGQKRKKAPFFKYSKKKKAYGNASSYSKGNGYSSNKSWSSSSSRGGSKAAGQGYRNSVGDASAGRRPGFLTVPTPQTNQRPFLKPAFSH, encoded by the exons ATGTCTAGTCTTCCACAAAATAACTTGAAGGAACAGCTGGCGAGGCACAGCAATGCTGCTCAGAACAAGTTGTCTCTGGCTAAACCCAAACCGGG GgcattttctttcaaaaagaAGTCCTCATTGGGTACAACCAAGGTGGAAATCCCTACCAAGGTAATCAGCTCTTATGTTTTGGCAAACAGGAATGTCAATGTCCCTAAGAACAGTTTGGTGACTAAATCTcctttgacattttcaaacaagCTTGACAGACCTCAAAAATCCAAAATCAGCACCTTCTTCTCTGTAAGTTCAAAAGACAAGTCGGACTGTGTCAGCCCAGCAGGAAACTGTGCTCCTGCAGGCCAGACTCCTTCAACAGTGTCTGCTGTTAAGGTGACTGCAGCTCCAATTACATCTGACAGTCATTTTACTGGTGGCACAAGAGGCAATACCACAAGTCTGGATGCATCTCTCGGTCTCTCGATAGATGACTGGGATGATTTTGATGACTTTGAAACTCCtgccaaaacaaaaaatgactCATTCACTTCAGAAATATCAGGGAAGAGAACCAACCCAGTGTCATCTCAtggggaagaaaaaacacagtttgcagGGAAACTAAACCATGATGCGTCTCTTGCGACACCAGAGTTGAGCAGTAGTTTTGCAAACAACAATGCTCATTCCAAAAGTGGACAGTCTTGTATGGAAACAAATGAACTGGAGCCCAGTGTCGACGAGGCTGCAGTGTCACCAGGACCTAATTTGAATCAGGAGCCAGTAGAGTATGAACGTGAGGATTCTCCAGTTAAAAACACCAGAAGACGTCCTCCCGCTCATCTGAAGTCTGTCATGAGTGATAGTGAAGAGGACAACGATGCTGAGCTTGAGCCTTTTAAAGGAAGGAAAG ATGATGAGAAAAAATGGATTGACCCAGATGTAATAGAGCTTGATGACAACTCAGTGCCTGATGATGACCTTGATTACATTCCCCCGTCTCCGATCCCTGATGACATCTCTCACACTACTTCTTCGTGGGAGATGAG ATCcaaatcagctgtttctgaAAGCAGAGACAGTCTTGTGCAGTCAAAGGGACCCgtcaaaacactgcatgaacCGTCTGATCACCactcaaaagacaaaacaa ATGAGCAGCTCTTCAGTATCATGGAGTCCATTTGTGCTCTGGTTGATTCCATCCCCGAACATGAAGTAATCGCTCTGTCTTGTGGAAATGAGCTGTTGCTGAAGAGGGCTCAAAG GAAGAGGATTCTTGCAACTGGTGGTAGCGGTTTATTGAGGATGCAGCAGCCGGACAGCACCGTGCTTTCTGAACCCAGCTTTAAAGACAAATCTTCTTTTAGCTGTGATACATCCAGTGTTATGtcatccagctgctctgtgtctgtggactCCAAGAAGCCACCTCAGATCAGGAGATCTTTAGCCATGTCTGTGGACTATGAGTCTGATGACAGTAATATTGATGTGAAACCTATGCACAGTAAGCACAGCAGGACGATACAAGTGGAAAATGAGAGTATGTGTGACTCTCCATCAAGCCACGCCCTCACGAATCCATCTTTTAATTTCTCAAAGAAAACCAGCTCAGACTTGGATGATTCAGACCTCTTCTTCTCACCCAAGAAGCCAGAGAGCGTCGTTCAGATCAAATCTAAAACCTCAGCTGCAGAAGACATAGAACCAGATGACTTTTACTTTGACGATTTTGACATAGATGACTTGAATGACTCGGATATCCCTGCTTACCTCGATGAACCCTCAACTTCGTCAGTGTCACAACAAAACTCCAGCACCGTCACTACAACACTGAGAGAGGGGGGATCGAGCAAGTCTTCATGGGACAAGAAACCAACAACACCTGTGGCTGCACGCAAACCTTCAAACATCTGCTCTCCTG AACCCACCTTCAGAAACCCGGCCCATGATCGCTTCAGAGGGTTCAACTTCCCCCACTCACAGGAGATGATGAAGATCTTTCACAAGCGTTTTGGTCTTCATCAGTTCAGGTTCAATCAACTAGAAGCAGTTAATGCGACGCTTCAGGGAGAGgacacatttgttttgatgCCCACAG GTGGGGGTAAAAGCCTGTGTTAccagctgcctgcctgcctttcGCCAGGAGTCACCGTGGTCATCTCCCCGCTCAAATCACTCATTGTCGACCAGGTCCAGAAACTCACCACACTGGAT ATCCCAGCAACGAGCCTGTCTGGTGATAAAAGCGACAGTGAAGCAGGGAGGATCTATATGCAGCTCTCCAGGAAAGACCCTATCATTAAACTGCTCTACGTTACTCCTGAAAAG GTGAGCGCAAGTAACAAGCTGATCTCCGCCCTGCAGAACCTGTACGAGCGAGGCCTTTTGGCCCGGTTTGTCATTGATGAGGCCCATTGTGTCAGTCAG TGGGGCCACGATTTTCGTCCAGACTACAAGCGACTGCATGAGCTGCGCCAGAAGTTCCCCAAGGTGCCGATGATGGCCCTGACGGCCACTGCCACCCCCCGCGTTCAGAAAGACATCCTCAACCAGCTGAATATGACTCGGCCGCAGGT CTTCACCATGAGTTTCAACAGAACAAACCTGAAGTATTCTGTGCTGCCCAAGAAACCCAAAAAGGTTGATGAGGACTGCATCAGCTGGATCAAGAAGCACTACCCAC GTGACTCTGGCATCGTTTACTGCCTCTCTCGTAATGACTGTGACGCCTTGGCTGAGAGTCTGCAGAGAGCGGGGATACTGGCTTTGTCGTATCACGCAGGTCTGAGCGACAGTGACAGAGAATATGTGCAGACCAAGTGGATCAATCAGGACGGCTGCCAG GTCATCTGTGCCACCATAGCGTTTGGCATGGGGATCGACAAGCCTGATGTGCGCTATGTGATCCACGCCAGTCTGCCCAAGTCCATGGAGGGTTACTACCAGGAGTCCGGGAGAGCCGGTAGAGATGGAGAGATCTCTCACTGTATTCTCTTTTACTCCTACACTGATGTCCACCGCATCAAGAGGATTATCAGCA TGGACAGAGAAGGTGACAAATACACAAAGGCAACACATTTCACCAACCTGCACAGTATGGTGCAGTTCTGTGAGAACATGATGGAGTGCAGACGAATTCAGCTGCTCGCATACTTTGGGGAGCTGAAGTTCAATAAGAACTTCTGTAAGGACCATGCAGACGTCAGCTGTGACAACTGTGCCAAACCCAAC CAATATAAGCAGAGAAATGTTACAGAGGACGTGAAGAAGATTGCACGGTTCGTCCAGGAGAACTGCGAGAAGGTCGGAGCGAGGTTTGGCAAGACTGCTCAGCAAAACAGGCTGACACTGAATATGCTGGTGGATATCTTTGTAG GGTCTAAGTCTGCCAAGGTACAGACAGGAATGTTTGGGATTGGAGGAGCATACTCCAAACATAATGCTGACCGGCTCTTCAAAAAGCTGGTTCTGGACAAGGTCCTGGAGGAGGATCTCTACATCACCAACAATGGCCAAGCTGTGTCTTATATCTCTGCTGGACCCAAAGCCATGAACGTGCTGACTGGAAATATGCAG GTGGAGTTCTACGAGACAGAAAGCGCGTCaagcatcagaaaacacaaagccgCTGCAGCCAAGAGCGTCTCCCGGAGAGAGGAGATGGTCCAGGAGTGTCTGAAGGAGCTGACGGATCTGTGCAAGCAGCTGGGCAAAGCGTTTGGCATTCACTACTACAACatcttctccacctccaccttgaAAAAGATAGCTG AGAAGCTTTCCTCTGAACCTGAAGTGCTGCTACAAATTGATGgagtgacagaagacaaactggAGAAGTATGGAGCGGAAGTCATTAAGGTCCTGCAGAAATACTCCGAGTGGCAGCTGCCTG AGGAGCCAGCTGACAGCGGTGGAGACGGGTGGATAGACACGACACGAGGCCGCACAGAGACAGATTACGATGATGATTCAGAGTCTTCCTCCACCTACTTCCGCAATCAGGCCAcaaaaggacagaagaggaagaaagctCCGTTCTTCAAGTATtccaagaagaaaaaagcataTGGCAATGCAAGCTCCTACTCGAAAGG CAATGGCTACAGCAGCAATAAATCGTGGTCATCATCCAGCTCCAGAGGTGGATCCAAAGCTGCAGGCCAGGGGTACAGAAACTCGGTGGGAGATGCATCGGCAGGCAGGAGACCAGGCTTCCTGACCGTCCCGACCCCTCAGACCAACCAGCGACCCTTCTTAAAACCAGCCTTTTCACACTAA
- the blm gene encoding recQ-like DNA helicase BLM isoform X1, whose product MSSLPQNNLKEQLARHSNAAQNKLSLAKPKPGAFSFKKKSSLGTTKVEIPTKVISSYVLANRNVNVPKNSLVTKSPLTFSNKLDRPQKSKISTFFSVSSKDKSDCVSPAGNCAPAGQTPSTVSAVKVTAAPITSDSHFTGGTRGNTTSLDASLGLSIDDWDDFDDFETPAKTKNDSFTSEISGKRTNPVSSHGEEKTQFAGKLNHDASLATPELSSSFANNNAHSKSGQSCMETNELEPSVDEAAVSPGPNLNQEPVEYEREDSPVKNTRRRPPAHLKSVMSDSEEDNDAELEPFKGRKDDEKKWIDPDVIELDDNSVPDDDLDYIPPSPIPDDISHTTSSWEMRSKSAVSESRDSLVQSKGPVKTLHEPSDHHSKDKTNEQLFSIMESICALVDSIPEHEVIALSCGNELLLKRAQRKRILATGGSGLLRMQQPDSTVLSEPSFKDKSSFSCDTSSVMSSSCSVSVDSKKPPQIRRSLAMSVDYESDDSNIDVKPMHSKHSRTIQVENESMCDSPSSHALTNPSFNFSKKTSSDLDDSDLFFSPKKPESVVQIKSKTSAAEDIEPDDFYFDDFDIDDLNDSDIPAYLDEPSTSSVSQQNSSTVTTTLREGGSSKSSWDKKPTTPVAARKPSNICSPEPTFRNPAHDRFRGFNFPHSQEMMKIFHKRFGLHQFRFNQLEAVNATLQGEDTFVLMPTGGGKSLCYQLPACLSPGVTVVISPLKSLIVDQVQKLTTLDIPATSLSGDKSDSEAGRIYMQLSRKDPIIKLLYVTPEKVSASNKLISALQNLYERGLLARFVIDEAHCVSQWGHDFRPDYKRLHELRQKFPKVPMMALTATATPRVQKDILNQLNMTRPQVFTMSFNRTNLKYSVLPKKPKKVDEDCISWIKKHYPRDSGIVYCLSRNDCDALAESLQRAGILALSYHAGLSDSDREYVQTKWINQDGCQVICATIAFGMGIDKPDVRYVIHASLPKSMEGYYQESGRAGRDGEISHCILFYSYTDVHRIKRIISMDREGDKYTKATHFTNLHSMVQFCENMMECRRIQLLAYFGELKFNKNFCKDHADVSCDNCAKPNQYKQRNVTEDVKKIARFVQENCEKVGARFGKTAQQNRLTLNMLVDIFVGSKSAKVQTGMFGIGGAYSKHNADRLFKKLVLDKVLEEDLYITNNGQAVSYISAGPKAMNVLTGNMQVEFYETESASSIRKHKAAAAKSVSRREEMVQECLKELTDLCKQLGKAFGIHYYNIFSTSTLKKIAEKLSSEPEVLLQIDGVTEDKLEKYGAEVIKVLQKYSEWQLPAEEPADSGGDGWIDTTRGRTETDYDDDSESSSTYFRNQATKGQKRKKAPFFKYSKKKKAYGNASSYSKGNGYSSNKSWSSSSSRGGSKAAGQGYRNSVGDASAGRRPGFLTVPTPQTNQRPFLKPAFSH is encoded by the exons ATGTCTAGTCTTCCACAAAATAACTTGAAGGAACAGCTGGCGAGGCACAGCAATGCTGCTCAGAACAAGTTGTCTCTGGCTAAACCCAAACCGGG GgcattttctttcaaaaagaAGTCCTCATTGGGTACAACCAAGGTGGAAATCCCTACCAAGGTAATCAGCTCTTATGTTTTGGCAAACAGGAATGTCAATGTCCCTAAGAACAGTTTGGTGACTAAATCTcctttgacattttcaaacaagCTTGACAGACCTCAAAAATCCAAAATCAGCACCTTCTTCTCTGTAAGTTCAAAAGACAAGTCGGACTGTGTCAGCCCAGCAGGAAACTGTGCTCCTGCAGGCCAGACTCCTTCAACAGTGTCTGCTGTTAAGGTGACTGCAGCTCCAATTACATCTGACAGTCATTTTACTGGTGGCACAAGAGGCAATACCACAAGTCTGGATGCATCTCTCGGTCTCTCGATAGATGACTGGGATGATTTTGATGACTTTGAAACTCCtgccaaaacaaaaaatgactCATTCACTTCAGAAATATCAGGGAAGAGAACCAACCCAGTGTCATCTCAtggggaagaaaaaacacagtttgcagGGAAACTAAACCATGATGCGTCTCTTGCGACACCAGAGTTGAGCAGTAGTTTTGCAAACAACAATGCTCATTCCAAAAGTGGACAGTCTTGTATGGAAACAAATGAACTGGAGCCCAGTGTCGACGAGGCTGCAGTGTCACCAGGACCTAATTTGAATCAGGAGCCAGTAGAGTATGAACGTGAGGATTCTCCAGTTAAAAACACCAGAAGACGTCCTCCCGCTCATCTGAAGTCTGTCATGAGTGATAGTGAAGAGGACAACGATGCTGAGCTTGAGCCTTTTAAAGGAAGGAAAG ATGATGAGAAAAAATGGATTGACCCAGATGTAATAGAGCTTGATGACAACTCAGTGCCTGATGATGACCTTGATTACATTCCCCCGTCTCCGATCCCTGATGACATCTCTCACACTACTTCTTCGTGGGAGATGAG ATCcaaatcagctgtttctgaAAGCAGAGACAGTCTTGTGCAGTCAAAGGGACCCgtcaaaacactgcatgaacCGTCTGATCACCactcaaaagacaaaacaa ATGAGCAGCTCTTCAGTATCATGGAGTCCATTTGTGCTCTGGTTGATTCCATCCCCGAACATGAAGTAATCGCTCTGTCTTGTGGAAATGAGCTGTTGCTGAAGAGGGCTCAAAG GAAGAGGATTCTTGCAACTGGTGGTAGCGGTTTATTGAGGATGCAGCAGCCGGACAGCACCGTGCTTTCTGAACCCAGCTTTAAAGACAAATCTTCTTTTAGCTGTGATACATCCAGTGTTATGtcatccagctgctctgtgtctgtggactCCAAGAAGCCACCTCAGATCAGGAGATCTTTAGCCATGTCTGTGGACTATGAGTCTGATGACAGTAATATTGATGTGAAACCTATGCACAGTAAGCACAGCAGGACGATACAAGTGGAAAATGAGAGTATGTGTGACTCTCCATCAAGCCACGCCCTCACGAATCCATCTTTTAATTTCTCAAAGAAAACCAGCTCAGACTTGGATGATTCAGACCTCTTCTTCTCACCCAAGAAGCCAGAGAGCGTCGTTCAGATCAAATCTAAAACCTCAGCTGCAGAAGACATAGAACCAGATGACTTTTACTTTGACGATTTTGACATAGATGACTTGAATGACTCGGATATCCCTGCTTACCTCGATGAACCCTCAACTTCGTCAGTGTCACAACAAAACTCCAGCACCGTCACTACAACACTGAGAGAGGGGGGATCGAGCAAGTCTTCATGGGACAAGAAACCAACAACACCTGTGGCTGCACGCAAACCTTCAAACATCTGCTCTCCTG AACCCACCTTCAGAAACCCGGCCCATGATCGCTTCAGAGGGTTCAACTTCCCCCACTCACAGGAGATGATGAAGATCTTTCACAAGCGTTTTGGTCTTCATCAGTTCAGGTTCAATCAACTAGAAGCAGTTAATGCGACGCTTCAGGGAGAGgacacatttgttttgatgCCCACAG GTGGGGGTAAAAGCCTGTGTTAccagctgcctgcctgcctttcGCCAGGAGTCACCGTGGTCATCTCCCCGCTCAAATCACTCATTGTCGACCAGGTCCAGAAACTCACCACACTGGAT ATCCCAGCAACGAGCCTGTCTGGTGATAAAAGCGACAGTGAAGCAGGGAGGATCTATATGCAGCTCTCCAGGAAAGACCCTATCATTAAACTGCTCTACGTTACTCCTGAAAAG GTGAGCGCAAGTAACAAGCTGATCTCCGCCCTGCAGAACCTGTACGAGCGAGGCCTTTTGGCCCGGTTTGTCATTGATGAGGCCCATTGTGTCAGTCAG TGGGGCCACGATTTTCGTCCAGACTACAAGCGACTGCATGAGCTGCGCCAGAAGTTCCCCAAGGTGCCGATGATGGCCCTGACGGCCACTGCCACCCCCCGCGTTCAGAAAGACATCCTCAACCAGCTGAATATGACTCGGCCGCAGGT CTTCACCATGAGTTTCAACAGAACAAACCTGAAGTATTCTGTGCTGCCCAAGAAACCCAAAAAGGTTGATGAGGACTGCATCAGCTGGATCAAGAAGCACTACCCAC GTGACTCTGGCATCGTTTACTGCCTCTCTCGTAATGACTGTGACGCCTTGGCTGAGAGTCTGCAGAGAGCGGGGATACTGGCTTTGTCGTATCACGCAGGTCTGAGCGACAGTGACAGAGAATATGTGCAGACCAAGTGGATCAATCAGGACGGCTGCCAG GTCATCTGTGCCACCATAGCGTTTGGCATGGGGATCGACAAGCCTGATGTGCGCTATGTGATCCACGCCAGTCTGCCCAAGTCCATGGAGGGTTACTACCAGGAGTCCGGGAGAGCCGGTAGAGATGGAGAGATCTCTCACTGTATTCTCTTTTACTCCTACACTGATGTCCACCGCATCAAGAGGATTATCAGCA TGGACAGAGAAGGTGACAAATACACAAAGGCAACACATTTCACCAACCTGCACAGTATGGTGCAGTTCTGTGAGAACATGATGGAGTGCAGACGAATTCAGCTGCTCGCATACTTTGGGGAGCTGAAGTTCAATAAGAACTTCTGTAAGGACCATGCAGACGTCAGCTGTGACAACTGTGCCAAACCCAAC CAATATAAGCAGAGAAATGTTACAGAGGACGTGAAGAAGATTGCACGGTTCGTCCAGGAGAACTGCGAGAAGGTCGGAGCGAGGTTTGGCAAGACTGCTCAGCAAAACAGGCTGACACTGAATATGCTGGTGGATATCTTTGTAG GGTCTAAGTCTGCCAAGGTACAGACAGGAATGTTTGGGATTGGAGGAGCATACTCCAAACATAATGCTGACCGGCTCTTCAAAAAGCTGGTTCTGGACAAGGTCCTGGAGGAGGATCTCTACATCACCAACAATGGCCAAGCTGTGTCTTATATCTCTGCTGGACCCAAAGCCATGAACGTGCTGACTGGAAATATGCAG GTGGAGTTCTACGAGACAGAAAGCGCGTCaagcatcagaaaacacaaagccgCTGCAGCCAAGAGCGTCTCCCGGAGAGAGGAGATGGTCCAGGAGTGTCTGAAGGAGCTGACGGATCTGTGCAAGCAGCTGGGCAAAGCGTTTGGCATTCACTACTACAACatcttctccacctccaccttgaAAAAGATAGCTG AGAAGCTTTCCTCTGAACCTGAAGTGCTGCTACAAATTGATGgagtgacagaagacaaactggAGAAGTATGGAGCGGAAGTCATTAAGGTCCTGCAGAAATACTCCGAGTGGCAGCTGCCTG CAGAGGAGCCAGCTGACAGCGGTGGAGACGGGTGGATAGACACGACACGAGGCCGCACAGAGACAGATTACGATGATGATTCAGAGTCTTCCTCCACCTACTTCCGCAATCAGGCCAcaaaaggacagaagaggaagaaagctCCGTTCTTCAAGTATtccaagaagaaaaaagcataTGGCAATGCAAGCTCCTACTCGAAAGG CAATGGCTACAGCAGCAATAAATCGTGGTCATCATCCAGCTCCAGAGGTGGATCCAAAGCTGCAGGCCAGGGGTACAGAAACTCGGTGGGAGATGCATCGGCAGGCAGGAGACCAGGCTTCCTGACCGTCCCGACCCCTCAGACCAACCAGCGACCCTTCTTAAAACCAGCCTTTTCACACTAA